The Hymenobacter swuensis DY53 genome includes the window TTGCGGAATAGTGAAGCCGTAGCCAAACTCATACGGCTCGTTACCCCCGATATACGCCAGACGGGAGCCCAGCCGCCAATGCCGGCCCAGCTGCGGCGCGTATTCCAGGTGGGCCTTTAGTACTTTATAGTCACCGGTGCCATTGAGCGACTGGCCCACTCCTACCCGCAGCAGCGCGGGCCGGTGGGTAGGCTGCTTAGAGGGAGCATGTTGCGCCTCCGCCAGAATGGTAGTCAGGGACCAGGCCGCCGACATTACAAGACAAGGATAGATGTTACGCATGATCAGAAAAGAAATAAGTAGAGGGAAAGGAACTTTTTAATAGAATCGGTAAAAGACAAATTCCCTGCCAGATACAGCGTATCCAGCAGGGAATTGAATGGCTGAGCTAATAAGTTTTTACACGCTCAGAATTTCCACCATCCGCATGAAGCTCTGGTTGATGAGCTTCTTCTTATGAATGGTATCGGAGAAAGGGGTGTACACCAGCTTGCGGTCTACAATGCCGGCCATAACGTTGCGCATGCCGTTCATCAGGCCTTCCACGGCGGCAATACCAATCTGCGAAGCCAGCATCCGGTCGGCGGCAGAAGGGGAGCCACCACGCTGAATGTGGCCGATGATAGTTACGCGCGTGTCCAGCTCCGGAATAGCAGCTTTTACGCGCTGGGCTACCTGGTGGGCGTTACCTTCCTCCTCGCCCTCGGCTACCACTACCAGAAAGGAGGTCTTGGAACGCTGCCAGCTGGATTTCAGGCTGTCAATTACCGCTTCCGTCGACATCTGGGTTTCCGGAATCATCACAATTTCGGCCCCGCCGCCAATGGCGCAGGGAATAGCAATGTAGCCCGAGTCGCGGCCCATTACCTCCACGAAAAAGCACCGGTCGTGCGAATCGGCCGTATCCCGGATCTTGTCGATGGCTTCCAAGGCCGTATTTACGGCCGTATCGTAGCCAATGGTATAATCGGTGCCGTACAGGTCGTTATCGATGGTGCCGGGAGCGCCTACCGTCGGAATACCGAACTCCTGCTCAAACAGGGTTGCACCGGTGAAGGTGCCGTTGCCCCCAATGGCTACCAGTCCGTCGATGCCATGGTTTACCAGTTGGTCGAAGGCCTGCTGACGGCCTTCCTTGGTCATGAATTTCTGGCTGCGGGCCGATTTGAGAATGGTGCCGCCTTTCTGAATGGTATTAGAAACGGAAGCTGAATCCAGCTTCACGAACTCACCCTTAATCATGCCGCTGTAGCCGCGCATGATGCCATATACTTCGATGCCGTGGTACACGGCCGTGCGAACCACGGCCCGGATGCAGGCGTTCATGCCGGGCGCGTCGCCCCCACTGGTGAAAACTGCAATACGCTTCATTATACTTCCTCTTGGGTACTCAAACAAATACCCGACGGAGCCGGGCCGGGCAAAGGTGGCAAATCCCGGGGGAATGTTCAGCCTCTGACCCCGTAAAAGATAAAATAGCCTCGGTGGGCGGCTGTTTTTTGCCGGGCTGCGTATGCTTCCTATTGCAGTGTTTCTGCCAAAAAGCTACCTTACTGAATACCACTGCAGCCTCCCATACTCAGTGCTCCTGCCCGGACTGTTCCCCCCATCCGCAACTGCCTAATGCCCGCCCGTATGTTTGGTTTTTTTGAAAATGAGCAAACCAGAAAAGTTAAGAGCCACCTGATGAACCTGGCCGCCCTGGCCAAAGCCGATGGCCACCTCGACGAGCGGGAAATGAGTTTCATTGTGGCCGTAGGCCGCAAAAACGGGATGCGGGCCGATGAGGTGCGTTCCATTGTAGGCAATGCCAGCACCATCCGCCTGATCATTCCCGACAACGATTCGGAGCGGTTCGACCAGATCTTTGACTTGGTGGATATGATGCTGGCTGATGGCGTGGTAGACGACACGGAAATGGATTTCTGCATCGGGATGGCCGAGAAGCTCGGCTTCCGCAAAGACATTGTACAGGTGCTAGTACGCAAAATCTCGCAGGGCGTGAAAGATGGTTTCCCCCGTGACCAGATTAAGGAAGATACCCAGGCGTTTTTAGGGAATTAAGAAATTAGAGTCAAAAAAATTAAGACCTTAGAACTGAGAACCAAGAAGTGAGCCGCTGAGCAGCCCTTTCAAGGGACGGTTCAGCGGCTCACTTCTTGGTTCTCAGTTCTAAGGTTTCAAGTTCTTACTGCTTCTACGGCCCGCAGCAAGGCGGCGCAGGCATCGTCAATCTGCTCCAGCGTGATGGTGAGGGGAGGGGCGATGCGCAATGAGTTGTCGCAGAACAGGAACCAGTCGGTCAGTATATGTTCCTGCCAGAGGGCTTGGTCGATGATGGGCTTGAGCACTTCGAACGACGCGAATTCCACGGCCATCAGCAGTCCGCAGTTGCGTACTTCCCGAATGGCCGGATGCACCAGCCGCTCCCGAAAACGGGCCGCTTTTTCGGGCACGCCGGCTAGCAGGCTCTCTTCCTGAATAACCTGCAGCGTAGCCAAGGAGGCCGCACAGGAAACCGGGTGCCCCCCAAACGTAGTGCAATGACCCAGAATCGGGTCGGTTTTAAAGCCGGCCATGATGTGCTGCGGTGCAATGAATGCTCCGATGGGCATGCCACCACCCATGCCCTTGGCCGTGAGCAGAATATCGGGCTCAATGCCGAACTGCTCAAACGCCCAGAACGTACCTGTGCGCCCAAAACCGCACTGAATCTCATCCAGAATTAGCAAAGCGCCTACCTCCGTGCAGCGCTGGCGCAGGGCCGGCAGGTAGCCGGGGGCCGGCACCCGCACCCCTGCTTCACCTTGTACCGTTTCAATGACTACGGCGGCCGTGTGCTCGTCAATCAGCTCCAAGTCCTCGAAGTGGTTGTGGCGGAAGTGGTGGACGTCAGGCAGCAAGGGACGGAAGGCGTTCTTGAAACCTTCGGAACCCGTGATGCTGAGCGCACCGTGGGTAGAGCCGTGGTAGGCGTTAAAGCTGCTGAGCAGTTTGGTGCGGCCGGTGTAGCGCTTAGCCAGTTTCAGGGCCCCTTCCACGGCCTCGGTGCCGGAATTAGTGAAGTACACATTGTCGAGGTGGGCGGGCAGGGTAGCCGTGAGGGCCTGGGCCAGCCGGGCAGGCGGGGCCTGCACTACCTCGCCGTACACCATTAGGTGCAGGTATTTATCGAGTTGGTTCTGAATGGCCTGCAGAACCCGCGGGTGGCGGTGGCCCACGTTGCTCACGCCAATACCTGCAATCAAATCGAGGTAACGCTGGCCTTCGGGGCCGTACATATATACGCCCTCGGCCCGCTTAATTTCCAGCAGCAGCGGAAAATCGGAGGTTTGGGCCTGGTGGCGCAGGAAAAGCTGGCGGGGAGTGAGCATACGCAGAATGGTTCGGCCGGCACGCGCGTTTCAGGGACAAAGGAAACGGCGGCGGTACCGGAACAACAAAATCGGGCCGCAAAGGTACAGCTACTGCCCGCTTACTGCCCCATCAACAAAAAAACGGCCGCCGAAGCAGCCGTTTTCTACGAATTCAGGAATAAGGAGCCGTTGTTACTCGTCCAGACCATCGGCGGCACCAGCGGGCAGGCCGGGACGGCCGGCCACACGCTTGAGCACCTCTTTGGTAAACTGCCGCTCGGCCAGGGCCAGCCGGCCCACCTGCCGCACGCTGATAACGCGCTGGAACCGCTCGAAATATTCCTTCTCCAGCGTAATTTCCTGCTGCCGCAGCACGAACGACTGGTTGAGGCTCTCCTTTATCTGCTGGTCGCTGAGGCCATCGGTGCTGGCGGGGCGCAACTGGCGCAAACGGCGGTTCAGGTCGCGACGCTTGGCGGTGAATTCGTTGTAAAGCGGCCAGAATTTCTGGGCCTGATCGGTAGTAAGGGCAACTTTCTCGGTGAGGTAGGCAATGCGGGCGTTTTCGAGCTGGCTCAGGCGCTCCTGCCGGCGCAGGCCGCCCTGGGCCAGGGCCTCGAAGGTGGGTAGTGCCGCCAGCAGCCACAGCAGCAGGGCACCACGGAGGACGTATTTCATGGGGAGAGAAGGCAAAACGGGTGGTGAAATTATAGCTTACAGATAGATTTCTTCGGTGGGCTGCGCGTCCAGCAGTTCCTGCAACTCCTCGGGTGAGGCCTGCAGCGTACTGGCGGGCGCATTCTGTACGGCTCCGGGCAGGTCAGCTAAATCGGGGAGGGTAACACGCTGCTCACTAGCCAGCAGGTATTGCATCAGCTCCTCGCGGGGCACCTGGGCCAGCGTAGCGGTAGTAGCGGGCTGCATGGTGGCTGCAGGGCTCAACAGAAACGACGCGGCAAAGCTGCCCAGCACCAACACGGAGGCCAGGGCCGTCCGCATCGGGGCCGACAGTACTGTGAGCCAGCCACTGGCCACCGGGTTCGGGGCCGAAGTCTGCACGCGCTGCATCACGCGCATGGGCAACTGCTCGAAGTAGCGGTCCGGGGGGAGGGCCAGCGGCGGCTGGGGCCGGCGGCGGTGTTCATCCAGACGGAAAGGAGTGTTCATGGCGGTTAGAGGCGGCCGGGGCCGTCGGGTTTAATCGTTCTGGGCGTGGTCGTTGATGTATTGCTCAATTTTCTTGGCGGCGTGGTGGTAGGAGGCTTTCAGGGCCCCTACGCTGGTGCCGGTTACCTCAGCCATCTGCTCGTAGGGCATTTCGTCGTAGTAGCGCAGGTTGAACACCAGCCGTTGCTTATCGGGCAGGCGCAGAATGGCTTTCTGCAGCTTTAACTCTACTTCGTCGCCAGCCAGGCTTTCATCAGCCTCAATTTTGGCGGTCAACTCGGCTCCTACATCGTTGAGAGGTAGAAAAAACTTGCGCCGTTTGCTGCCCAGAAAACTGAGGCACTCATTGGTGGCAATGCGGTAAATCCAGGTGAACAGGGAAGCATCCTGGCGAAAATTCTCCAGGTGGTTCCATACCTTGATGAATACATCCTGGGTCAGGTCGTCGGCATCATCGTGGTCGACCACCATTTTGCGCACATGCCAGTACACCTTGCTCTGGTACTTGCGCACGAGCTGGTTGAAGGCCACGTTGCGGGCGGCGGGGTCACGAAACTTGGCGAGTATCTCCTGGTCTTCCAAGGCGCAGGGGAGCGGGGGTTAGGGCAACGGGTTGTGCGAGGTTAGAGGGGCCGGGTGGGCGAGGGTTTAAGGCCTGTGGCGTTAAATTATTCATCTTTGAACTAGAGCGCTGATTCTCACTTATCTTCTGATTTGCTTTTGTATGATAATCAGCATAATCAATCCAATATTCAGAGTAGCCAGTGCAATGCTTGTCTGCAGTGTAGCTGCCTTGCCGGCTGAAAGTGAGCAGTACCGCCGCCATATCTTGACCAGTGCTGACCTGCTGCCTACGGAACAGATGGCTCGTTATGCGTCCCGGTCATTTGCCAACGTCTGGTTGCATTCGGAGCCCGAAACGGTTTTCGGCTTTATTGGCAACGACTACCAGCGGCTGCGGGTGAAGCTACTGACGATACGTCCCGATGCGCAGCAGCTCGGCCGCTACGTGATAACCGGCAAATCGAAAGTGCGCGCAACTGTAGCGTCTTTTCAGGGGAGCTTTACGGTTGTGCACGTGCGGGAAACCAAGCGGCTACCCCGCGCCCTCGACGATGCCCCCTCCGATGCCGTGAAAGCAGGAGTTGTGCTGGCTGAATACGAGCTACGCGAGCCGGAAGGCCAGCCCAATAACGGTGTGTTTCGAGGTATTGTGTATGCGCAGTGGTACCAGGACAAAGCCAGAAAGGTGCATTACAACGACCTGGAAAACTTCGCAGACGGCTACGCGAACAACCAGTTTGTAGGCATCTGGCAGTCCTATAAAACCGGACTGTCCAAGAGTTGTAATTGGGGTAATAACCGGATTCCGAATAGTAAAGAGTTTGACCAGGGGGTAGGAGAGTTTAGTCCGGCGGATGCTTATCTGGATAATGGCTGGCAATCATACCGCAAAGCCTGGGAGCAGAACGATAAAGCTGCCCAGCAGCAGGAACAGGCAGCTTGGTGGGAATAATCTTGAGTCAAAATAACATTCAAGAAACTCTACTTTTACTCCGTTCTATCACCTCTACCAGCCGTTATGAGCAACATGATTCAGTTCGTCGCCAATCACGACGACCTTAGCACCGACAAAGGCTTTCAGTTCAAGTTTTACTGCGACAAATGCCGTAACGGCCATATGTCGCGCTTTCTGCCCAACAAAATCGGTATTGCTGGGGAACTGATGCGGGCGGCCGGCAGCCTGTTCGGCGGACACTTCTATGATGCCGGCACCGCCGCCTACCACGTACAGCGTGCCATCGGCGGGAAGGCCCACGACGATGCTCTGGAAACGGCCGTGCAGGAAGGCAAAACCTACTTCAAGCAATGTACCCGCTGCGGCCATTGGGTGTGCCCCGATGTGTGCTGGAACCATACGGCCGGCCTCTGCGAAGACTGCGCCCCCGATGAGCACGAGGAACTGGCTGCCCAGCAGCGCCAAGCCGCCCGAGAGCAAATCCAGACCAAAACCCGGACGCAGGATTATACCCAGAATCTCGACTTTCTGGGGCAGGCTCAAATAAGCCAGTGCGGCAGCTGTCAGGCCAAGCTCACCCCCGGTCAGAAGTTTTGCCCCGAATGTGGTAAGCCCAGTGCCGCCGCTGAGCCGAAGGAGAAATTCTGCGGCGACTGTGGAGCGTCCGTGAAACCCGGGCAACGGTTCTGCGCCGAGTGCGGCGGCAAACAGTAAACAGCTGATAAACCAATCTGTTGTTCCAAGCAGCACGTCATTCTGAATGGCACGTTATTCCTCAGCAAGCTCGGAATGACGTGCCATTCAGAATGACGTGCTGCTCGGAACAACGCTCCTGCGGATGATCTTATCTACTTTGTGCTGTAGGCCACCCCAATGGTGACGTTGGTATTGTCGCGCGACTTACCTTCCGGGATGCGGTTTTCGAAGGTGTAGGTATAGGTGCCCGTGACGGCAAAGCGCGGGGTGAAGCGCAGGGCCAGGGTGGAGAGCTGGCTGACGCGGTAATCGGAGAAGTCCTGGAGGTTGGGCTGGTAGAAGGTGGTGGCGCTGAGCGTGAACACGCGGTAGGAGTAGGCCACCTTCAGGCGGGTAGAGTTGCGCGACACGGTGCGGGAGCTGCCATCCTGAAAATATGTGGCCTCCCGGAGCAGCAGGTTGCTCACGGCCACTTCCCGCCCCAGCGAATCCTGGTAAAACGCCCAGCCCGGCCCCGCGCCCAGCTGGTAGCGGCTATCAATGCCGCGCAGATTGCTCCGCTCGTAGCCCCCGATGCCGTAGAAGCGGAAGTGGCCCTTCCAGTAGTAAGGCGTGGTGTTAAGCAGCCATTCCCGCTCCCGCAGCCGCCGCTCCTGCTTGCCAAACGTGAAGCTGCCCGCTACCGGTGCCCCAAAGTGCAGCCCCCGCAGCAGCGTAACCGAGTGGGCGGTGGCAAACAGCGTCCGGTTCACGCCGCCCGACGTGTACTGCCCCGAGAGCTGCCCGCTATAGCGGATGAGGGTGGTATCGGGCTTTTGGGCCAGGGCCGGAAGAGCGAACAGCAGCGGTAACAGCACCAGCAGCCAGCGGAGAGAGGAAACGAACATGCGATATTGGTGGGTCCGGTTTGCGGCTTGTGTGATGCAAGCTTTATCTTTCCGGTCGGTAGTAAGCCCCAAAATTACTTACTGGGTATAGTATAAAACGAAAAATACGAAAATATGTCATCTGCTCATATACCTAGCAAATTCGATGCTGTTAGTGAAAAATATCGGGTATACATAATCAAGTATTGCTCAAATAGTTTTAATAAACCAGTTTTTATGGTCTGGTATGCAGATACTATGCATGAAGCAGAAGATAAGTTGCTGGCTTTTAAAAGCGGGAAGATATTTGCTTTTCACTCACTGATTAATGCTTGTCGTTTACTTACAAACAACCTGGAAGAGCTGGTTGTATTCGAAAATCTTGCACCTTGGCTCTTTGAGTTCAAATATTTGCCAGCAGCCGAAAATACTACTATCAATGTTTCATCAGTTTTGAAAGATCTGGAAAATAATAGTTTGACCGATAATTCGATAGAAGAATTAGTAAATTTTGTAAATATCGTTGGAGATTTCATGTATCAGGATTGCGCCAATAGCTATTTAAAGAGGTATACAGGAGATAAGCTTATCCGCAAGGTGTGGGAATACTTTTACGAAATTATCTTTTGGCCTAGATTCAACGATGCCGAGAGATTTGCAAAATGGAAGCATCCGGCTTTGGTTATAAACCGGGAAAAACTGCTGGTAAAAGTGACTGAAATGATAACTGCCTTTGAAGCAAACATGAATCTTATGGAAGAGTGATTGACACACCTGCCAGACACCATACCGCCCCGGCCGCAACAGGTGCAGCCGGGGCGGTGTGGTGTCTGACGCGGCCGAAAACCTACTTGCGGCGGGCCATTACTTTCTCCACGGCGGCCACAATGGCCTGCTCGTTGAGGCCGTATTTTTCCATCAGCTGATCGGGGGTGCCGGATTCGCCGAAGGAGTCGTTGACGGCTACCATTTCCAGGGGCAGGGGCTCCTCGCGGGCCAGCAGCTGAGCGATGGAGTCGCCGAGGCCACCGTTCATCTGGTGCTCCTCGGCCGTCACCACGCAGCGCGTCTTGCGGGCCGATTCCAGAATCAGCTGGGCATCGAGGGGCTTGATGGTGTGAATGTTGATGATTTCGGCGTCGATGCCCTTCTCGGCCAGCAGCTTGCCGGCCAGGATAGCCTTCCACACCAAGTGGCCGGTGGCGAAGATGCTCACGTCGGCACCCTCGTTCAGCACGATGCCTTTGCCTACTTCAAACTTCTGGTCGGCGGGGGTGAAGTTGGGCACCACCGGCCGGCCGAAGCGCAGGTACACGGGGCCCTCGTAGTCGGCAATGGCAATGGTGGCGGCTTTGGTCTGGTTGTAGTCGCAGGGGTTGATAACCGTCATGTGGGGCAGCATCTTCATCAGCCCGATGTCCTCCAGAATCTGGTGGGTGGCCCCGTCTTCGCCCAGCGTGAGGCCGGCGTGGGAAGCGCAAATCTTCACGTTTTTGCCCGAGTAGGCAATGCTCTGCCGAATCTGGTCGTACACGCGACCGGTGCTGAAGTTGGCGAAGGTGCCCGTAAAGGGAATCTTACCGCCAATGGTGAGGCCGGCAGCCAGGCCCATCATATTGGCCTCGGCAATGCCCACTTGGAAAAACCGCTCGGGATTGTCCTTGATGAAGGCGTCCATCTTGAGCGAGCCGATGAGGTCGGCGCAGAGGGCTACCACGTTGGGGTTAGTGCGGCCCAGCTCCTGCAAGCCAGCGCCAAAGCCGCTGCGGGTATCCTTCGATTCGGTGTAGGGAAAATCTTTCATGAAGTATGGTAGGGAAATGGGTTTACAAAGAAGTAGCACACGCTTCAGCTTGTGCCGTGACTAAACAAAGTGGAAGCGTCTTCAACAGCACAAGCTGAAGCTTGTGCCACTGGCACCTCCCGAAGCTCCCGCCACTGCAGGCCCGCTGGCAACTCCGCCGTGCTGAACTCCAGATGCACCACGCGGCGAGACCAGGAGCTGGTGCTGCGTTGGGAGGCGTGCAGGGTGAGAGGCTGCATCAGCATCAGCCCGCCGGCCGGTACCGCGCAGGTAACAGCCTGGGGCGTGAAAGCCGGATGCTGCTCGTTCGGGATGACACCGTGGCGGTGGGAGCCGGGCACCACGCGCAGCGCTCCATTGGTGGCGTCGCAGGCGTCGAGGTGCAGGCGCAGGGTGACGATGCTTTCCAGGATTTCGCGGGGTGGTAGCACGGTGGTTTCACCGGCTTTCACCGACCAAGGGCCGTAGCCGGGCAGGTCGAGGTGCTGATCCACGGCCACCATCACATCTTGGTGCCAGGCCACCAGCCAGTTGGAGCCGGCCGGCTTATCGAAATAGATGGCCTTCACTAGGTGCGGCATCGGCCCCGGAAACAGCTCCGCCAGTACCGCCCGCAGCCGCGGCGTGAGCAGCTGGGGCCACAGCTGCGGCACTTCACCCAATAGATCTCGAATGGCAAACACGTCCTGATTACGCCGGAAATTGGCTGAGTTAGCCTCAGTCGATTCGATGGTACGCAGCAGCCCGGCCGTTTCCTCCGGGGAGAAAACGTCAGGTAGGATGGCGTAGCCGTCGGTGCGGAGTTGAGTTTTCATAATTCAGTGGAGGGTATCTCTGTCGTCAATTTCTACCTCAGATAGAAACCGGGGTGAAAACTTTATAATCACTGAATCACCCACCGCATATCGTATTCTACTATGTCCTCGCGCATCGTATACGTTTCCTTGATACCTGTATCGTAAATCGACTGTCCAAATGGAACCGTCTACAAAAGTGCTAGTTACATATGCTTTTCGGTGAAGGTTAGATAATTCTATTGCCCCCCTTACGGCCTCAACGTGTTGATACAATAGAAAGCCGCCGATGAGCAAAATTGGCCCGCCCCAAAGCTCGATGTAATAACGGAGCCGGTCATCAATATGCTTCCAATCAATCATCGTCCGAAAATGCTGACTGAGGTGGTCTGACCGGGGCGGATGGTGAACGTGCGCACGTCGGTGAACTGGCTGCCGGTGGCGGTTTTGGTGCGGAACACGAGGCGGTAGGCCCCGGGCTGCATCGGCAGGTTCACTTTACTGCTGGTTTCGGGCAGGTTGTGCACCCACGTCTGCTGCTCGTCCTGGCCGAGGCGGTAGATGCTGCCGTAGCCTTTCAGGTCCGACACGATGTTGAGGATGCCGGGTGCCTCGTAGGTTACGGCCGTTTCCTGGCCCTGCTTCACCGTGATGCGCCGCAGCTGGCGGGGCAGCGTGAGCAGCTCCACCTCGTAGGTGCCGGCCAGCAGCTTCTGCCGCGCCCCGAAGGGCAGGGCTACCACCGTGGCCGGGTTGCCCTGAGCCCGCACCACCGCCTGCACCGTGCCGTAGGGGTTAGGCGAAATGCCCGGCCCCTGCAGCCACAGCGTGCCTTGGGGCGTTTTGTAGGTCAGCACGTTGGCCCGGCCCGGCCGGATGGGCAGGTTCGCCTGCCGCACCGGGGGCACCGTGTTAATCACCAGGTCGTAGCTCTGCAGCGCGTCGATGTCGAGCACATCGGGCTTGCCCTGGGCGTCGCGCCAGTGTACGTAGTTGTACTCGGGCAGCTCCGTCACGTTATTCACGAACGTCATATTCACGTTCGATTCCACGGGGCGGCCCTGCTCATCGGTGAGGTTTACGCTCACGGTGGTTTTGGCCAGCGTCTGGGTCACTACGTCGTTGAGGATGCTGCGAAAGGTCTTCACATCGGCCGCGTTGTAGTACTGCCCCAGGCATTCCAGCTGCTTGCCAAATTCCCGCTCGGCCCCGATGCCAATCACAAACGGCTTCAGAAACACCCGCTTGCGCTGCAGCGCCAAGGCCGTAGCGCACGGGTCGCCCTTGCAGGATTCCAATCCGTCGGTAATCAGAATGAGCACGTTACGGGCCGACTTATCCACCGGGAAATCCTGGGCCGACTGTAGCAAAGAGTAGGTGATAGGCGTGTTGCCCTTGGGCTCAATCGTCTTCAACCGCGCCTTGATGGCCCCCGCGTTTTTGGGCGCAAAGGCCACTTCCAGTTTCGAATCCTCGCAGTTATTCTCCTTGTTCTCGTGCTGATGCCCGTAGGCCCGCAGCGCCAACTCCAGGTTGGGGTAGGCGTTAAGCGAGTCCACCATCTTCGATAGCAGCCGCTTGGCCACGTCCCAGCGCTGTTCGCCTTCCCAGGGCGCCCGCATCGACCCGGACGCATCCAGCACGAACAGAATACGGGTGGTTTTGGGTTGGGCAGGCACTGCGTTCTGGGCATATGACGGTTTGCTGGTGATTATTAAAACCACCAACAGACCCCAAACCATATGCCAAGCACTACTACTCATTCTACTCCGTAGCTTCTGTTTGCTGAGGATCTGTTACAACCTCTCTCTTGACAAAAATCACCACAAGAGTGCCGATTATGACTACAGAGGCGACTATAGTAACAGCCTTGACCTGCCTTGACTTATTTGCTGTGGCTTTGATTAGCAGCATTGCTATTGCCGCAGCTACTACCGAAGCAAGCAGACGAAGTATAAATCCATAGTCTCCGGCAATCATCGGAAGAGACACAAACCAAAGAGGAGCTATTACAAAAGGATAGTACTCCTCAAGTACCTTATTCATTGTATAGAATAGGTTGGCAATTAGTAGTCGCCGGCTTCTTCTACGGCCAGCTGCTGGAGGGCAATTTCCAGCTGCTCGTTGTTCGGGGCCACGCCGTGCCACTTGTGCGAGCCCATCATGAAGTCTACGCCGAAGCCCATCTGGGTGTCCATCAGCACCATGATAGGCTGGCCCTGGCCGAGTAGGCTCTGGGCTTCCTCGATGGTGGGGAGGAGGGTTTCGAACTGGTTGCCGTCGGTTTCCAGTACGCGCCAGTTGAAGGCTTCGAACTTGGCGCGTAGGTCGCCGAGGCCGCCAATTTTCTCGGTGGGGCCGTCAATCTGCTGGCCGTTGCGGTCCACAAAGGCAATGAGGTTGTCCACTTTGTGGTGGGGGGCGTAGAGGGCCGCTTCCCACACCTGGCCTTCCTGCAACTCGCCGTCGCCCATCAGCACAAACACGGTGCTGGAGTCGTTGTTGAGCTTCTTGGCCTGGGCGGCGCCCACGGCCACGCTCAGGCCCTGGCCCAAGGAGCCCGAGGCCACCCGGATGCCGGGCAAATGCTCATGGGTGGCGGGGTGGCCCTGGAGGCGGGAGTTCAGCTTGCGGAATGTGGCTAGCTCGCTTACCGGGAAATAGCCCGAACGGGCCAGCACCGAGTAAAAAACCGGCGAGATGTGGCCGTTGGAGAGGAAAAACAAATCCTGCCCGATGCCGTCCATATCGAAGGGCTGGGGCGTGTGCTTCATCACCTTGAAGTACAGGGCCACCAGCAGATCGGTGCAGCCCAGCGAGCCGCCGGGGTGACCCGAATTGACGGCGTGCACCATGCGCACGATGTCGCGCCGCACTTGGGCGGCAATCTGTTTCAGCTCGGCTACCGACTTGGTGGCTGCGGGCGTGTGGGTTTCGGATGAGGCGGCGAATGACGTGTCCTGCGACATGGGTTCGGGTTGAGAATGGAATTGGTGAGGCAAAGGTAATGACCCTACCCCAACCCCTCCCCACAAGGGAGGGGCTCTAGCTCTAGCATTTTCTAACCGCTAATTTTTAGAGGTAGAGCCCAGCCCGCTTAATGCGTGGCATCTTTTGGGGAGGGGGTTGGGGTGGGGTACAAAAAAGCCCCGCCGGAGGGGCGAGGCTTTCGAAGGAAAACTACAGCAGCTGAGCTGCATGGTTTTTGGTGTCGACTTTGGTAATGACTTTCTCGATCAGGCCTTTTTC containing:
- the pfkA gene encoding 6-phosphofructokinase, translated to MKRIAVFTSGGDAPGMNACIRAVVRTAVYHGIEVYGIMRGYSGMIKGEFVKLDSASVSNTIQKGGTILKSARSQKFMTKEGRQQAFDQLVNHGIDGLVAIGGNGTFTGATLFEQEFGIPTVGAPGTIDNDLYGTDYTIGYDTAVNTALEAIDKIRDTADSHDRCFFVEVMGRDSGYIAIPCAIGGGAEIVMIPETQMSTEAVIDSLKSSWQRSKTSFLVVVAEGEEEGNAHQVAQRVKAAIPELDTRVTIIGHIQRGGSPSAADRMLASQIGIAAVEGLMNGMRNVMAGIVDRKLVYTPFSDTIHKKKLINQSFMRMVEILSV
- a CDS encoding tellurite resistance TerB family protein: MFGFFENEQTRKVKSHLMNLAALAKADGHLDEREMSFIVAVGRKNGMRADEVRSIVGNASTIRLIIPDNDSERFDQIFDLVDMMLADGVVDDTEMDFCIGMAEKLGFRKDIVQVLVRKISQGVKDGFPRDQIKEDTQAFLGN
- a CDS encoding aspartate aminotransferase family protein, with product MLTPRQLFLRHQAQTSDFPLLLEIKRAEGVYMYGPEGQRYLDLIAGIGVSNVGHRHPRVLQAIQNQLDKYLHLMVYGEVVQAPPARLAQALTATLPAHLDNVYFTNSGTEAVEGALKLAKRYTGRTKLLSSFNAYHGSTHGALSITGSEGFKNAFRPLLPDVHHFRHNHFEDLELIDEHTAAVVIETVQGEAGVRVPAPGYLPALRQRCTEVGALLILDEIQCGFGRTGTFWAFEQFGIEPDILLTAKGMGGGMPIGAFIAPQHIMAGFKTDPILGHCTTFGGHPVSCAASLATLQVIQEESLLAGVPEKAARFRERLVHPAIREVRNCGLLMAVEFASFEVLKPIIDQALWQEHILTDWFLFCDNSLRIAPPLTITLEQIDDACAALLRAVEAVRT
- a CDS encoding RNA polymerase sigma factor, giving the protein MEDQEILAKFRDPAARNVAFNQLVRKYQSKVYWHVRKMVVDHDDADDLTQDVFIKVWNHLENFRQDASLFTWIYRIATNECLSFLGSKRRKFFLPLNDVGAELTAKIEADESLAGDEVELKLQKAILRLPDKQRLVFNLRYYDEMPYEQMAEVTGTSVGALKASYHHAAKKIEQYINDHAQND
- a CDS encoding zinc ribbon domain-containing protein — its product is MSNMIQFVANHDDLSTDKGFQFKFYCDKCRNGHMSRFLPNKIGIAGELMRAAGSLFGGHFYDAGTAAYHVQRAIGGKAHDDALETAVQEGKTYFKQCTRCGHWVCPDVCWNHTAGLCEDCAPDEHEELAAQQRQAAREQIQTKTRTQDYTQNLDFLGQAQISQCGSCQAKLTPGQKFCPECGKPSAAAEPKEKFCGDCGASVKPGQRFCAECGGKQ
- a CDS encoding DUF481 domain-containing protein translates to MFVSSLRWLLVLLPLLFALPALAQKPDTTLIRYSGQLSGQYTSGGVNRTLFATAHSVTLLRGLHFGAPVAGSFTFGKQERRLREREWLLNTTPYYWKGHFRFYGIGGYERSNLRGIDSRYQLGAGPGWAFYQDSLGREVAVSNLLLREATYFQDGSSRTVSRNSTRLKVAYSYRVFTLSATTFYQPNLQDFSDYRVSQLSTLALRFTPRFAVTGTYTYTFENRIPEGKSRDNTNVTIGVAYSTK
- a CDS encoding transketolase family protein produces the protein MKDFPYTESKDTRSGFGAGLQELGRTNPNVVALCADLIGSLKMDAFIKDNPERFFQVGIAEANMMGLAAGLTIGGKIPFTGTFANFSTGRVYDQIRQSIAYSGKNVKICASHAGLTLGEDGATHQILEDIGLMKMLPHMTVINPCDYNQTKAATIAIADYEGPVYLRFGRPVVPNFTPADQKFEVGKGIVLNEGADVSIFATGHLVWKAILAGKLLAEKGIDAEIINIHTIKPLDAQLILESARKTRCVVTAEEHQMNGGLGDSIAQLLAREEPLPLEMVAVNDSFGESGTPDQLMEKYGLNEQAIVAAVEKVMARRK
- a CDS encoding phytanoyl-CoA dioxygenase family protein; this encodes MKTQLRTDGYAILPDVFSPEETAGLLRTIESTEANSANFRRNQDVFAIRDLLGEVPQLWPQLLTPRLRAVLAELFPGPMPHLVKAIYFDKPAGSNWLVAWHQDVMVAVDQHLDLPGYGPWSVKAGETTVLPPREILESIVTLRLHLDACDATNGALRVVPGSHRHGVIPNEQHPAFTPQAVTCAVPAGGLMLMQPLTLHASQRSTSSWSRRVVHLEFSTAELPAGLQWRELREVPVAQASACAVEDASTLFSHGTS